One window from the genome of Phycisphaerales bacterium encodes:
- a CDS encoding MBL fold metallo-hydrolase gives MLPKPPPRLGQLGYLYFPPYRIEGYSIAGEATAVMVPELEVCFDIGLCARPMLSAKYVAITHGHMDHVAGLPYYFSQRWFQGMGMGTCVCDRRIEPAVRNMMLGWVDLEQQRTSHEIIGLAPGETHEIKNNLFLGPCEVDHTVPSVGWSVVERRTKLREEFIGLPQEKLRDLKLGGTEITRELRVPLVAYIGDTLPGPHLLADVVRKARLLIIECTFFEPDHKERAVVGKHVHVDDIAELLERVQAEAVVLTHISRRTNLGAAKKMLHDRLGAEGARRVHLLMDHVANRARYEQQCAEAIESESR, from the coding sequence ATGCTCCCCAAGCCGCCGCCGCGCCTCGGCCAACTCGGCTACCTCTACTTTCCGCCCTACCGCATCGAAGGCTACTCCATCGCCGGCGAAGCCACCGCCGTCATGGTCCCGGAGCTGGAGGTCTGCTTTGACATCGGCTTGTGCGCCCGGCCGATGCTCTCGGCCAAGTACGTCGCCATCACGCACGGACACATGGACCACGTCGCCGGCCTCCCGTACTACTTCAGCCAGCGCTGGTTCCAGGGCATGGGCATGGGCACGTGCGTGTGTGATCGGCGCATCGAGCCGGCGGTGCGCAACATGATGCTCGGCTGGGTGGACCTCGAACAACAGCGCACATCGCACGAGATCATCGGCCTGGCGCCGGGCGAGACGCACGAGATCAAGAACAACCTGTTCCTCGGGCCGTGTGAAGTGGATCACACCGTCCCGAGCGTCGGCTGGAGCGTCGTCGAGCGCCGCACGAAGTTGCGCGAGGAGTTCATCGGCTTGCCTCAGGAGAAGTTGCGCGATCTAAAGCTGGGCGGGACGGAGATCACGCGCGAGCTGCGCGTGCCGCTGGTGGCGTATATTGGGGACACGCTGCCGGGACCACATCTGCTAGCGGATGTCGTGCGCAAGGCGCGACTGCTCATCATCGAGTGCACGTTCTTCGAACCCGACCACAAGGAGCGCGCGGTCGTCGGCAAGCACGTGCACGTCGATGACATCGCCGAACTGCTCGAGCGCGTGCAGGCCGAAGCGGTGGTGCTGACGCACATCTCGCGGCGCACGAACCTCGGAGCGGCCAAGAAGATGCTGCACGATCGGCTCGGCGCGGAGGGCGCGCGCCGCGTGCACCTGCTCATGGATCACGTCGCCAATCGCGCGCGCTATGAGCAGCAGTGCGCCGAAGCAATCGAGAGCGAGTCGCGCTGA